A segment of the Longimicrobium sp. genome:
CCCGCAGCGTCAGCTTGTTGGTGCGCAGGGAGCCGGAGATGGCCTCGCGCCCGTCGTCGCCCGCCAGCAGGCCGTAGACGATGGCGGTGTGAACCTGGTCCTCGCTCAGCAGGAAGTCGGCGGCCTGGGGGATGGCGTCGCGGTCGGCCCAGCGCACCGCGCCCACGCCCGCGATGGAGAAGCCGTTGCGCACTGTCCGCCCGCCCAGCGCCTTCTCGATCACCCGCAGCGTGGCATGCGACTTCTGCACGCACAGCACCTTCTCCAGCAGGTCGCTGTCCATGAAGCGGCTCAGGTACGCCGCCGCCTGGTACTCGGGCGGCCCCGCGCGCACGAAGCCGTCGCTTTCGCTGTGCAGCCCGTGCATCAGCGCCGTGGCCAGCCGCACGTGCGACTCGTCGGCCGGGTCGAGCTTGAGGATGGCGCCGCTCTGCACGTACTCGGTGAAGATGGTGGCGGCCGCCCCCAGCGGCCGGATGTCGCTGAAGATGGGGTCGAGCAGGTCCTGCGGGTCGTGGTGGTCGATCACCGCCAGCGTGGGGATCCCCTTCGCCTTCAGCCGCTCGGTGAGGCGGGTGGTGCTCCCCTGGTTGTCGACGAACACCGCCGCCGCGTAGCGCTCCAGGTCGACGTCCGCGTCCAGCCGGTGGAGGTTGATCTCCAGCAGGTTGACCAGCGCCAGGTTCTCGGGATGGCTGATCTGCCCGTCGTACACGATGTCGCTGGAGATGCCGAACATCTCCGCGATCTCCCGGTACGCCATGGCGCTGGAGATGGCGTCGGGATCGGGGAAGTCCTGGATGGCCACGATGTGGCGCTCGCCGCGGCGCGCGTCGAGGAGGCGGGCAAGCTGCTCCACCGGCGGCGCGGGCATGCCGCCCACCGGCGCATCCTGTACGGAAGATTGGGGTTCGACGGACATGTCCTCTCAAGCGTCTGGATCGGGGCGCGGTCCTGACGAGACGATGCAGCGCGCGAGCCGCGTGCCAGCGCCGTAGCGACGGCGGGACGCGACTGCGGCTGTGTCCTCGAATGTCTGAACCACGGGCCTCACGCGGAGGCGCGGAGAAACCCATCCCGGCGATGAGTTCTCCGCGCCTCCGCGTCTCCGCGTGAGACTCTGGCTCGTCAGGCCTTCGCCGGCGGGGTGCGCGACTGGCCATCGTGGAAGAGGAAGCCCTGGGTCAGGTGCACGCCGATCTGCTTGACCGTCTGGTACTCCTCCTCGCGCTCCACCCCCTCGGCGATGACCTTGATCCCGTGGTCGTTGGCGAACTGCACCATCGTCTCCACCAGGTTCTGCTTCATGAAGTTCGTGTCGATCCCGCTGATCAGCGAGATGTCGAGCTTGATGAAGTCGGGCGCCAGGTTGGCGATGCTCCCCAGCCCCGCGTAGCCGCTCCCCGCGTCGTCCACCGCGAAGCGGAAGCCGCGCTCGCGGAACTCCTGCAGGTAGCCCTGGAACGTCGGATAGTCCGTGATCGCCGTCCGCTCGGTGATCTCCAGCACGATGCGGTCGGGATGGGGAACGTTCAGGTCCTCGTCGTCCAGGTAGCGGAAGGTGGGGTCGCGGAAGTCGTGCGGGTCGATGTTCAGGAAGAGGAACTGCCCCGGCGCCAGCGCGGTGTCGATCCCCTCCACGGCCTTGCGCCGGCACAGGCGCGAAAGCTCCCAGATGAGGTTGGCCTCCTCGGCCACGCCGAACAGCACCTCGGGCGAGCGCAGCCCCCGGTGCGTTCCCCGCGCGAGCGCCTCGTAGCCATAGACCTGCTTGGTCTCCGTCACCACGATGGGGTGATAGACGATGTAGACCGCGCCCTCGCGGATGGTTTCCTTGAGGTCGGCCACCTTCCGGCTGCGCTCGCGGCTCTCCACCCCGCGCGCGGCGGCCGCCGCCTCGCGGATGCCGCGGTAGATGATGCGCTCGGGGCGGATCTTGGGGTTGCGGAAGAGGGTGGCGGAACCGACGTAGATCTCGAACAGCCCGGCCACGTCCTCGCCGTGCGCCGCCTCGAGCCGCCCGCGCACGTGCTCCTCCAGCTCGCGGGCGATCTCGTTGATGCGCCGCTCCGCCTCGCCCACCGCTTCGGGGAGATCGGTGAAGAAGATGAAGTCGTCGTCGCCGGTGTGCGAGACCATGAGCATGTTCTCCTCCTCGCCGCGGCGCGCGTCGTAGAAGTCGCGCACGGCCGCGGCGGTGGTCTGCAGCACCTCGTCCAGCTTCTCCCAGCCGTAGATCTCCTCGAGCTTGCTGTAGCGCACGAACTCGATGTACAGCACGGTCATCCGCCCGCGCCGCTCCAGCAGCTCGCGGCCGCGCTCCAGCATCACCGGCAGCGTGGGAAAGCCGGTGTAGCGGTCGTAGAGCAGCTCCTCGTAGCGGAGGTGGTCGGCCAGCTCGCCGGGCGGCTGGTCGCCCAGCGAGCGCGGGCGGAAGCCGAGCGACCACAGCCGGGCGTGCAGCTCGTCGGGCGTGGCGGGAAGGAGGAGCCACTCCTCCACGCCGCAGCGCACGGCGCGGCGCACGTCCTCCTCGCCGCGGCAGGCGGCGACGAGGGGGATGCCGCGGGCGCGGGTCTCGTCGCGCACGCTGGACAGCAGCTGCGCGCGCATCTCGAACACCACCGCGTCGGGGTGGGTGCGCAGCACGGGAACGAGCTGGTCGGCGTTGTCGGCGGCCGGCCACTCGCCCGCGTTCACCGTCACCACCTCCGCCCCCAGCCGGGCCCCCGCCGCGGCCAGCGCCTCCTGCAGCCCGGCGTCGCCGGCGTATCCGACAATTCTCACGCCGCGCTGCCCCGCGCCGCCAGGTTGCGCTCGACCTTCTCCAGCAGGTCCTTGAAGTCCACCGGCTTCACCACGTAGTCGTCGGCCCCGGAGCGCAGCCCCTCGAACTTGTCCTCGTAGGCGCCCTTGGCGGTCACCATCACCACGCGGGTGGTGGCGCCCAGCTCGGGGTGGTTCTTGATGGTGCGGCACACCTGCCAGCCGTCCATCCCGGGCATCATCACGTCCAGCAGCACCAGGTCGGGCCGCACCTGCTCCATGCGGGCCAGCGCGGCACGGCCGTCGGAGGCCAGGGTGACCGCGTAGCCGCGGGACTCCAGGAACGCGCGCAGGATCTCCACGTTGTCGGGATTGTCGTCCACGACCAGGATGGTGCCCTTCGATTCGTCGGCGGCCAAGGTGATCCCCCCTCGCCCGTGATCGGGCCCGGCGGACGGTGGTGTCGGGTCGATGCGCCGCCCGCCTTTCCGGGCCCGCGCCAACCGTTCGCGGCGGGCAAGAAGTGAGCCACCTCCCCGCTCGCCGACACGGCGGAAGTGTAGTCGATACAGGCGTTTGTGCAAGGTAGATGTTCCGCGATTCGCCGAGTTTTCGACGGGCGGCTGAAGCCGCGGCTGGAACATTGGGAAGCCTGCTGCGCAGGCTGCGGCCGCGGGCTGCGGTGCGGGATGGCGGCCACCCGCGCGGCCGCATCGTCCGAGTGCAGTTGAAGCCTCGCGCGGTTTGCGAGGCTTTCCAACGTTCCAGCCGCGGGTTTACCCGCCTGTCCAAATCTCACCGCCACGTCCGGATCGCCCGCTCGTCCGGATCTCTCCCATGCGATGGGATGAAATTGGCTCGCTTGCGGGGTCTCGGGCGCGCGCGCAGGTTGATCTCCATCTCCTGGATACAATCCGCCGAACGCCCGTTGGGAGGAGCCTGCATGCCCGAGGAACCTTCGCCCCTGGATCTCCCCACCACGCGCCGTCAGTTCGCGAAGGCGGCCGCCCTCGCCGTGGCGGCGCCGGTGCTGGCGCCGCTGGCCGGGTGCTCGTCGGCGCCCGGGCCGGCGCCATCGCCCGCGCCCGCCGCCGGTCCCGTCGCCGCGCCGGCGGCCCCGGTCGCGCCGTCGGCGCCGCCGCAGCAGGGGCAGCAGCAGGCGCCCGACCCCGTCTCCATCCACCTCACCGAGGCGCTCAAGGTGAAGTACCGCGACCGGCTGACCGAGGCGCAGTGGGAGGAGGTGCGCAGGGGGATCGAGGGGAATCTGCGCGCCGCCCGGGCGCTGCGGCAGTTCGAGATCCCCATCCAGACCGAGCCGGCGTTCACCTTCCGCGCGTACCGCGGGGGTGACCGATGATCCCCACGGAGACGCTGTTCCAGC
Coding sequences within it:
- a CDS encoding response regulator codes for the protein MAADESKGTILVVDDNPDNVEILRAFLESRGYAVTLASDGRAALARMEQVRPDLVLLDVMMPGMDGWQVCRTIKNHPELGATTRVVMVTAKGAYEDKFEGLRSGADDYVVKPVDFKDLLEKVERNLAARGSAA
- a CDS encoding EAL domain-containing protein, giving the protein MRIVGYAGDAGLQEALAAAGARLGAEVVTVNAGEWPAADNADQLVPVLRTHPDAVVFEMRAQLLSSVRDETRARGIPLVAACRGEEDVRRAVRCGVEEWLLLPATPDELHARLWSLGFRPRSLGDQPPGELADHLRYEELLYDRYTGFPTLPVMLERGRELLERRGRMTVLYIEFVRYSKLEEIYGWEKLDEVLQTTAAAVRDFYDARRGEEENMLMVSHTGDDDFIFFTDLPEAVGEAERRINEIARELEEHVRGRLEAAHGEDVAGLFEIYVGSATLFRNPKIRPERIIYRGIREAAAAARGVESRERSRKVADLKETIREGAVYIVYHPIVVTETKQVYGYEALARGTHRGLRSPEVLFGVAEEANLIWELSRLCRRKAVEGIDTALAPGQFLFLNIDPHDFRDPTFRYLDDEDLNVPHPDRIVLEITERTAITDYPTFQGYLQEFRERGFRFAVDDAGSGYAGLGSIANLAPDFIKLDISLISGIDTNFMKQNLVETMVQFANDHGIKVIAEGVEREEEYQTVKQIGVHLTQGFLFHDGQSRTPPAKA
- a CDS encoding bifunctional oligoribonuclease/PAP phosphatase NrnA produces the protein MSVEPQSSVQDAPVGGMPAPPVEQLARLLDARRGERHIVAIQDFPDPDAISSAMAYREIAEMFGISSDIVYDGQISHPENLALVNLLEINLHRLDADVDLERYAAAVFVDNQGSTTRLTERLKAKGIPTLAVIDHHDPQDLLDPIFSDIRPLGAAATIFTEYVQSGAILKLDPADESHVRLATALMHGLHSESDGFVRAGPPEYQAAAYLSRFMDSDLLEKVLCVQKSHATLRVIEKALGGRTVRNGFSIAGVGAVRWADRDAIPQAADFLLSEDQVHTAIVYGLLAGDDGREAISGSLRTNKLTLRVDRFLKDALGEDMRGRPYGGGRTRAGGFEIDCGFLTGDEDDGEQQRLKWQLYDRRIRRKLFRAAGVEDLDYVLARASDAEDDEER